The Apium graveolens cultivar Ventura chromosome 3, ASM990537v1, whole genome shotgun sequence sequence AGGAAGCATCCCAGATACGGTGTAAATAATATACAATGACTAAAAATATTTGAAGAGAAAAGCCAAAGGTGTATATGTGTAATGTGTTGTTGTCCAGGTTGTATTGTTGAGTTGGTACCGTTTAGACAATTTAGATAAGGAGAGCACTTATGAACGTTCCAACACCAGCAGAAACCAGCTCCAGCCACAGGCATAATCGACGCGCGGTATGCTTGTTATATTTGCTTGCATGATTGCAATGGATAGAGAGTATGACGGTGCAACTTTAGCTTGCCTTTTGGTACCATAGTTGCTCCATTTTTTCGTTTCAACTGTTGTTTATTAAAAATGTCAACATGTATTTTCGTATCTTTTGTACCTTTATGGCTTTATAAGTTGGTGTGACACCGGAAAAAGAATCAGTAACTAATTTGGAAATTGATGTTGGATTCAGGTCATGTTGCTTACAATTTCAACTTTCAAGACCCTACTTCATGAGGCTATCATGTTACTTGAATCAGAGTTGTTTCTTACAGTATATGAATTTGAAGGATGGTCTAGCTTTTGCAATATCGCACCTCCTAACATGAACCTCCAATCCAACACTAGGAGGTGTAAGTTTTGGTGTAGAATCAACTTGAACACTAGTCTTAAAGTTACACCAAATATATAATATCCCCTCATttctttatatacacttattttAACACAACTATTATGTATATCCAAACAACCtacttatttttttaaaagtaaGAAATATCATATTATTATTTAGACATTTAGTGTAAGATATAGTGTAAATGGGTTggaattaattttataaatagtGTAGTTTTGACACTAAAATAGTGTCAAAGTTACCTGTATTATAAACTGGAGATGGCCTAAGGTTCAGCAGTAATTATATTGTTTCAAAATTGACTCAAACACGTAGGGAAGCTTAAAAAAATAGACGATGTTCCTCGGAAGGACTACTCTTTCACGGAAACTCTTAAAAcaccttgaattcacaagaaatAAGAGAATTctctttgattttttttatttcaatCAGATATCCTATATCATAGTATTGTTTATACAGGAATAATAAACCCtcaaagaaaataaataaaatctaaTTAGAGGCGTAGATAATGGTAGCCTCCACCTTGCTTCTGCAACGTTTTGTTGTTTTGACATGATTATGTTGTTATCCTCCCTTTTTCTTTGTATACCTTTTTATGTCGAGCTTCTGTTCAAAATCTTGGGCCTCTTGTCCTACTacattacaattcataaatataccgGGAGATAGATTTGTCCATTATGATGAATAGCCGAGCTTTTTAAGTCTCTGCATTCTGGTGAAAATACCTATTTTGCTTTCATAATACAGATTTATTATAACACCGATGGAACAACAGGTGCAGAGGTGCTGTTCATCTTTTAAATTACGAGTCCACATAGCATGGCATTTACTAGTTTTCTAAATATTATCAGCTGTCCTCTTCTCCGTAACTCCAAATTATATAACATTCCTAACATATATACTGACCGGAAAATGCTAGATAACCCAAACCCGATTTGTATTGATTGATTTGATCTTTATTTTGCTATCACGCTGGTTCCATTTCATTACATTGCCAGATTTCTCCTGTTATCCTTCATCCTCTTAGAACATGACTCGAGATAGATAACATAATTTTGTAGTCTTTGAAAGGTATGGTAAATGCTCACTTGGCAGTAAATTTGAAGATTCGGAAGATAGAAATTAGAAGTTAACacaattttttattaaaaagaATAAAAGAATAAAGAATGTGTATGTCTTTGTTAACATCACAATAAATTGTAAAAGAATTAGGCATCAGACTAATGAGTGTTCCATCTAGAGGAACCTTGAGCGCTTGCATTCTACTGGGACAGCATTGGCAAACCTCTGTTTGTCAGCGCAGTAGTTATATACCATATGCTTTGATTGTACCCATCTTAGTCTAATTCTGCCAGCTGCATCCAACTCGTGTGTTCGCCATCCTTCATTGCTGTTTGAAGAAGTCGATGATCCACAAGATGATGATCCGGAGGATGACTTGGGGCATCCAAGTATGTTGAAGTTCCTGTAGTTGGCTGTGAATGGAGCTTTGGTCCAGTCAGTCTTAACACGCCCGCCTTGTGTTGCCCAGTCATCAGCATTCCATAGGCTGGCATACACTCTCATGTGCTGACTCTTGGGGTATGGTACCCCTATTGATTCCTGGTTGTTGAACACTCTGATTGGATTGTTGTCCACCAAGAAACTGAACATTATTGAAGAACTTGTGTTAAAACCTTGTAATTTCAAAATGGGAAGTTATAGGTCTAATGAAGTAAGTACTTACATGATTCTTTGGGGATTCCAAACAATGGAGTATGTATGGAAAGAAGAAGTGGGATCAAACCAGAGCTGGAATTGTTGTTCTTTGTTGCCCTTGCCCTGTGCAAATACATTTGTATGGATTGTGTATGGACTGCCTGATGAGTTTCCCAAGAACTCGAAATCAATCTCATCGTGTCCAGCTCCTTGAGAAGATAACTGCAGAACATAACAAAAAACATTACTAAAGACACGAACTTATAAATTACTACCCAACTTATGAACTTTAAAGTACATGTAGCTTTCAAACACGATAAATATACAATCTGGAGTAACTTACATAAAATGTGGTAACAGTGCCAGCAGAGTTGGCAGGGACAAGCTTGAGTTGCATGTCAAATCTTCCGAACAAATACTCATTTTTGGACTGGAAGCCCGAGCCAGAAGTTTGGTCAAGCGACAAAGTGAGGTCTCGACCACCATTCAGTATCTTGGCACGCTGATCACCCCAAGTGATTTCCGCGTCTTTGTAAAAATCTGCAGCTGCTAGTTGAGCTAGGGTGCTCACAATGAGTACAAAAATTAGCCTAATAAACGACATTATCGATTGTAGAACGTACGATGATACAAAAAAAAAAGAAGGCAGTTGTCAACACAAAGAAGGTTAAAGAGAGAATGACAGAAGGCTTTTGTGATAGTACTGTACTATGTATGTTTGTTTGTGATGTTTAGGAATGTGATTGGATTGTAATTTATAGGTGTGAGGTGTAATGTTTGGCTTAAAGGGAAGCATCCTAAGAACACGGAATTTAACATTTACAGCTATAAATTCTGGTGTTGTATGAAAATCCTGGGGGTACAGCTTGTAAAGATTGTGTTGGTTTTGTTGAAAGAATTAACAAGTGAAGATATGAAGCTTCCTTGAGCGAGTGCACCTGCAAGTTCCCAGGTAAAAATATACACTCCGCGGATATCATGTTGCCTCAACAGCTAGCAAATTTAAGACCATTTTCACGCGTTACTTTATAttttattgtatttttatttaCCGTCGTTCTAATGTGTACCCAAGTGCACACAATAAACACTAATTCCAATGAGTTTTATACATTTTAATCACTAATTCCAATGAGTTTGGTACATTTTAATTGGTAGAGTTGTTATAAATGCACGGGTTCATCAATATTTATGATTAAAAGACCAATTAAAATACACTAAATTCATAGGAATTAGTGCCTATTATGTGCACTTGGGTACATATTACAAAAACAATTTTATTTATGTTAATATATCTTTTCTGATTCCGAGATTGATTTTGTCAAATTAATTAATGTTATTTATTTATACTATTATTTCAACAATATTTTAacttataataattataattgtAAATAATGTTAGTTGTATATGTTTCAactcaattaatttttgaaaatgaatAAGTGTATGTATAAAATAAGTTCGTGCTAAAGATGTGTTTCAATTAAAAGAATTATATTGTTGATTTAATATGATATAGatctgttattaattcaaaaaatatatataaataatatgaAAGAATACTCAAAATACACCATTTTTAGACTTCAACCTTCCAAAATACTCAGATGCGCGAGTACCGCCCAAAATACCCCCGAAATATGCATACGTATTCACAAAAAAACAAAATGTAAATACGCATGTTCAATATTcgtattttttattaatttttaaaaattttaatacGCATCATTCACATGCGTATTCAGTCGGTAATTTGGGTGGAACATTCCGCCAATTGATATTTTGGACATTTCTCCCCAAATGGTATTTATTGTAATTTTTCACCTAATTAATATAACACGTGTTTATTTACTTATTTATAAGTTTGAAAAAATTTCCCTCAAAAAAACagtttgaaaaaattatttaaataaggTATATTACTGATAAATGTGAAACTAACTCTAATTTTCTATATATAAAAGTCTCGATGTTTAAATTTAAATGTTGATTTaaaattcatataatacataTATAACTTATATTTAAAATTCATATAAAAGTCTCCACTCTCTTTCCACCTTTTTATCACTTGCATGTAAGTTTTAAAAATCAGTAATTGGTACTAATCGGTTTAGTTACCGATTAGGGATTAATCGAAAAATTGGGTATTGATCGGAGAGATTAATCGGAACAAAAATcggatatatttaaataatttaataatatttaatatatttaccaTATTTATTATGAAATACTCCCTATTTCATTCTCATTTGTTTACACTTTTTAGGATATCTCTTCTAATTGTTTGCatttcaaaatttttccaaataaaaaatttataatttttaaaataacttcaTCCACTACTTCTCTCCATGTAGCcgctttatacatataatattaatcggtctcaCTACTTTACTCGATTTTTTAACTTCCctccactactttatcattttttttaaactttgTGTCCAACATAAATGTAAATATTTCGGAGGAACGGAGAGAgtatataattcaaaaataatttataaatattaatcggatttcaaaaaatagatcggccaaatattttttaagaattaaTCAGGGACTTTTTTAAAAATCGGAGATTTTTATAACACTACTTGCATGCATGATTATATAAATCAGAtaactttttaaaatttatcgaGAAATTGGTCAAAAAAAATTGATAGTTTTAGTAATTTGCCGATGAATTATTgataaaattttcattttttaaaaaattattgataaattataactcaaattaattttgatttgcGAAATATGTAAAAATGCCTTCGTATATGTctttatgtatatttatattattataaaaaatcaaATTAGGAGTTTAGAATTTAATCTTGGTATATAAGTCAGCCTGATTGTTGTGATAGTTTTTGGGAGTGTTTTTAGAGTACGGGTGCATCGCCGGACTCCACCGCCGTCAGCTATGAAAATCGGTAAGCGGCGGCTTGGTTTGTTCGGTTTCCGATGTATTTTGTGTTGTTCATTAATTGTTAGAGTATGAGTTATTTAATTGATGATCATGTCGTATAttttttaactgatcaaaaaaaTTTGTTGGCCGAATTGTTAGATGGATATATGGTTTGTTAATTTAAAATGCATGAGTGATTAGATCTGATAAAAATTAATGTAATTCATATGCatattttttcaaatattttgTGATGTTTTTGAATTGCCGAATTTGAAATGATCGAATTTCGAAAATTTTCTGCTGACCTCTATTATTATTGGTGGACCTATTTGATGTTCTTCGTGATGTATATGCTTATGTATCGTATTTAAGTTTCAAATTTCAAAACCcttatgtaaaaattattttaacattAAGCATTTAGTTTACTATTAACAACTAACCTCATACTGATTATAATTCACGTAAGTAAAACTATAACGACTTTAAAATTTCTTTAATGAAAAGGCTTgtgttaaaaaataaaaaatatattttacaaTTAACTAACATGTTGTTTTACAAAcatttattcaaatatttaaaaCAAACAAATTATCCAATCTTATCTTTTCTTTATTTTGAATCTGTATAAATACACATCTTGATGAGGCATAGTGAGTGATTTATTTCACATTCTATCCTTATTCTTCGAAAAACTCTTCTTATTACATTCTCTTTAATATCCTATCAAATAATAAGACACATCTCATGTTTTCATACTAAACTAATATTTTTCACAATCTATCCAAATATATTCTGAAAACCTTTCTTATTTTATAGATCTTGAATATCCGGTCAAACAAAAATCTAGTTTGAGGTATTATATCACTTTTTATATATTATCGTATATCAATTTATACCTAGAACACATATATAGGTGTATACAAGGCGTGTTTTTTTTTCTCGAGAAAACAACATTTTCATTATTTGAAATAAGGGTAAGGTTGCGTACAATATATTCTCCCTAAACACTGTCCTATATGATATTTATCGAAAATTGATTGATTGTTTGTGTTAGAAAAACTCAAAAGTAAAATGATATTAATATTGAAATTTTGGTTAAGAGACTTGGACAATAAAATATTTATAGTTGAGTgttgaataaatttatttatttttattttttaaattgaCGGTTAGATTGGATTATGACGGTGACGAATAGTTTTGATAGCtggatatatatgtatatacacacATGGTTCTTATTATTATTAGGAAATTCCTAGTTATGCATATGTCACATTAAAATTGGGTAATTTttgatatatattttttaataattctgACATTTTTCCAAAAATTTTGTCTTGTTGGATTTGTAATTCTTTAATTATTGCATTATTCATATATTGTAATTTGttatattttcaaaaatgttGTATTTGTAATTGGTATATTCAAAGTAAAATTGAAGTCTATATCTTTTTATATATGAAAATAAGATAATATTTCTATaagaatttatttattttttggcAGGAAGAATTTAATATTTAATCTATCaacaaatttttaaaataaaattacaatTTATTTCACTTACCATAGAATTATTCTCTAAGGAAACATTCTGTtttatataattccatcaccatTACAAATTTTCTTTTTCTAGTCAATTCTCTATAACAAAAATCAAATGAAAAATAGGTCCAAGATTTTTAACTTAAGAATTactattattttaataaaataaaatagatagaaaaagtgGAGGCTGGAAAATGCAGCCAACCACCAGCAGCTCAATTGCTCCATGGCAACAACTCTGCCTTTACCCAGTTCCAATCCCTAAATTTCAAAACCCTAGTCTTCCCTTTCACAATCACGACTTCCCCAAAATTTGTTCTTACCAAAACAAACCCATTATCAAGCCCAACTCAAATCACAGCCCATTAAGCAAAACCACCTCAGATTTATACTCTCTTTACTCAACTTGCAGCCAAGATCAAGAACTCAAGAACACGAACAACCCCACTTTGTATCCTCATCAAAATCAAATCTTTCTAGAACAGGCCTGCAATTCAGATCAAAATAAGAAAACCCAATTCAAATTAGCCCAAAAGGTGGGATATAAGGAGATTTTGGATTTAGATACTAGGGTTTTAACTGTGAGAAATATGTGGTGGGATAATATAATTGCTGCAATAGGTCAAAGAATTAACTTGGAGGGGATTAAGTGTTCAGTTGGGGTGTTTGTTAAAGATAGGCATTTGTTAGTTCCTCATGTTGCTGTTCCAGATATAAGGTACATTGATTGGGGTGAATTGAAAAGAAGAGGCTTTGAAGGGGTTGTTTTTGATAAAGATAATACTTTGACAGTTCCTTATTCTTTGTCGTTGTGGGGACCTATTCGTCCGTCTGTGGAAGA is a genomic window containing:
- the LOC141711781 gene encoding xyloglucan endotransglucosylase protein 1-like, which encodes MSFIRLIFVLIVSTLAQLAAADFYKDAEITWGDQRAKILNGGRDLTLSLDQTSGSGFQSKNEYLFGRFDMQLKLVPANSAGTVTTFYLSSQGAGHDEIDFEFLGNSSGSPYTIHTNVFAQGKGNKEQQFQLWFDPTSSFHTYSIVWNPQRIIFLVDNNPIRVFNNQESIGVPYPKSQHMRVYASLWNADDWATQGGRVKTDWTKAPFTANYRNFNILGCPKSSSGSSSCGSSTSSNSNEGWRTHELDAAGRIRLRWVQSKHMVYNYCADKQRFANAVPVECKRSRFL
- the LOC141711782 gene encoding phosphatidylglycerophosphate phosphatase 1, chloroplastic/mitochondrial-like: MQPTTSSSIAPWQQLCLYPVPIPKFQNPSLPFHNHDFPKICSYQNKPIIKPNSNHSPLSKTTSDLYSLYSTCSQDQELKNTNNPTLYPHQNQIFLEQACNSDQNKKTQFKLAQKVGYKEILDLDTRVLTVRNMWWDNIIAAIGQRINLEGIKCSVGVFVKDRHLLVPHVAVPDIRYIDWGELKRRGFEGVVFDKDNTLTVPYSLSLWGPIRPSVEECKSVFGNNIAVFSNSAGLHEYDPDGRKARAVEFKIGIKVMRHKVKKPAGSAEEIERHFGCDSTRLIMVGDRAFTDIVYGNRNGFLTILTNPLSLAEEPFIIRQVRKIEAAFVKRWSEKGIKPISHRLLSDSRDCVKDQPSQQVFFSE